In one Nicotiana sylvestris chromosome 8, ASM39365v2, whole genome shotgun sequence genomic region, the following are encoded:
- the LOC138875902 gene encoding uncharacterized protein, with protein sequence MAENLKKLTSRVQGVEGGKEIEVLNYEDLCIQPDVELPEGYKPPKFEIFDRTGDPKVHLRTYCDKLVGVGKDERIRMKLFMRSLIGDALSWYISQIPKKWVNWVSMASNFMDRFRFNTENEPDVFYIQNLKKKPTKTFREYATRWRSEAAKVRPALEEEKTNKFFVRAQVPQYYERLMVIENHKFSDIIKLRERIE encoded by the coding sequence atggccgaaAATCTCAAGAAGCTCACGAGTCGAGtccagggtgttgaaggaggcaaagaaattgaagttctaaattatGAGGATCTGTGCATTCAGCCAGACGTGGAactgccggagggttacaaacctccaaagtttgaAATATTTGACAGAACAGGTGACCCGAAGGtacacttgagaacatactgtgataAGCTCGTGGGAGTTGGGAAAGATGAAAGAATTcgcatgaagctattcatgaggagtctCATTGGAGATGCCCTATCTTGGTATATCAGTCAGATACCCAAGAAGTGGGTtaattgggtgagcatggcatcgAATTTTATGGATcgattcaggtttaacacagaaaatgagccggatgtcttctacatacagaatctaaagaagaaaccaacgaagacttttcgcgagtatgctactcgatggaggtcagaagctgcaaAAGTTAGGCCAGCATTAGAGGAAGAGAAGAcgaacaaattcttcgtcagggcTCAGGTTCctcaatactatgaaaggttaatggtcatcgaaaatcacaagttctccgacatcatcaaactcAGAGAAAGGATTGAATAA